A part of Hydrogenobacter sp. T-8 genomic DNA contains:
- the polX gene encoding DNA polymerase/3'-5' exonuclease PolX yields MEKNKELAQIFEKMADMLEFLGDNPYRINTYRRVAEVLSELGEDVEVLVKTGKIHQIHGIGQSSVEKILEYLRTGKISAYEELRQKVPEDLLELLEVPGIGVKTLRLAYDRLKVKSKEDFIRAVKNGQFAFLPGMGEKKIQNILRGLELWEKSKERMTLLQAYELGQSLLKHFEVVKDLYESIELAGSLRRRKETVGDIDLLVSARRENWARLHQHFVSYEGIKEALLHGETKSSVVLQEGRQVDFRTVEPHQWGSALQYFTGSKEHNVRIRDIAKAKGLKISEYGVFHADTDEWIGGRTEEEVYNLIGMQWIPPELRENTGEIELALEGRLPRLIDIKDIRGDFHMHSNWSDGLHSLEEMAEACYRLGYQYMVIGDHSQSSRVANGLDPARYREQFKLIERLNQYYNPRGFYILRGCEVDILPDGSLDLPDDLLEEFDFVVASIHSRFNQDNTYRVLKAMENPYVNLIGHPTGKAYGTREGYPLDMEKVIKTAKETGTALELNTHRADLSPENIRRCMQEGVFIAIVTDAHSVKHLPYIHLGVGLARRGWALPELVLNTKDLQGVKDFVRRKRELMLSGKY; encoded by the coding sequence ATGGAGAAAAACAAGGAGCTTGCCCAGATTTTTGAGAAAATGGCGGACATGCTTGAGTTTCTTGGGGATAATCCTTATCGCATAAATACCTACAGAAGGGTAGCGGAGGTTCTCTCTGAGCTTGGGGAAGATGTGGAAGTTTTGGTAAAAACCGGAAAAATCCACCAGATACACGGTATAGGACAGTCTAGTGTAGAAAAGATACTGGAATACCTTCGCACAGGCAAAATAAGTGCCTACGAGGAGCTGAGACAAAAAGTTCCAGAAGACCTTCTTGAGCTTCTGGAAGTCCCAGGCATAGGAGTAAAGACCCTAAGGCTTGCCTACGACAGACTAAAGGTGAAGAGCAAAGAAGATTTTATAAGGGCAGTTAAAAACGGTCAGTTTGCCTTTCTGCCAGGCATGGGGGAGAAGAAAATTCAAAACATACTCCGAGGGCTTGAGCTTTGGGAGAAGAGCAAGGAAAGAATGACTCTCCTGCAGGCTTATGAGCTTGGGCAAAGCCTTCTTAAACACTTTGAGGTGGTAAAGGATCTTTATGAAAGCATTGAGCTTGCAGGAAGCCTAAGAAGGAGGAAAGAAACCGTTGGCGATATAGACCTTCTCGTATCCGCAAGGAGGGAAAACTGGGCAAGACTTCATCAACACTTCGTTTCCTACGAAGGAATTAAAGAGGCTCTTCTTCACGGAGAGACCAAGTCCAGCGTGGTGCTACAAGAAGGGAGACAAGTGGACTTCAGAACCGTAGAGCCTCACCAATGGGGGTCCGCCCTTCAGTATTTTACTGGTTCAAAGGAGCATAACGTAAGGATAAGGGACATAGCCAAGGCTAAAGGGCTCAAGATAAGCGAATATGGAGTCTTTCATGCGGATACCGATGAGTGGATAGGGGGGCGCACAGAAGAAGAGGTTTATAACCTCATAGGCATGCAGTGGATTCCGCCAGAGCTTAGAGAAAACACGGGAGAAATAGAGCTTGCCCTTGAGGGTAGACTTCCAAGGCTCATAGACATAAAGGATATAAGGGGAGACTTTCATATGCACTCTAACTGGAGCGATGGACTTCACAGCCTTGAGGAGATGGCGGAAGCCTGCTACAGACTGGGCTATCAGTATATGGTGATAGGAGACCACTCTCAGTCCTCGCGTGTAGCCAACGGTCTTGACCCAGCACGCTACAGGGAACAGTTTAAGCTAATTGAAAGGCTAAATCAATATTACAATCCAAGGGGCTTTTATATCCTTAGGGGCTGTGAGGTAGATATACTTCCTGACGGATCTTTGGACCTTCCCGATGACCTTCTTGAAGAGTTTGACTTCGTGGTGGCATCTATCCACTCAAGGTTTAATCAAGACAACACATACAGAGTTCTAAAGGCTATGGAAAACCCTTATGTGAACCTAATAGGACACCCTACAGGTAAAGCCTACGGAACAAGGGAGGGATACCCTCTTGATATGGAAAAGGTCATAAAGACCGCAAAAGAGACGGGAACCGCACTGGAGCTAAACACTCACAGGGCTGACCTTTCACCAGAGAACATAAGAAGGTGCATGCAAGAGGGTGTGTTTATAGCCATAGTAACCGATGCACACTCTGTAAAGCATCTGCCTTACATACACTTAGGGGTTGGTCTTGCAAGGAGAGGTTGGGCTTTGCCTGAGCTTGTGCTAAACACAAAAGACTTGCAAGGTGTGAAGGATTTTGTAAGGCGTAAGAGAGAGCTTATGTTAAGTGGAAAATATTGA
- a CDS encoding ribonuclease HIII, protein MSNLTLRLEKEDWDRVRALLEELGFKGLPKDYVVWYLTDGSNHATLYFSGTLLIQGKRAKEVKDLILSSLDTPENVSVGCDESGKGDVFGPLVLCCAVIKPEYYKKVLSLNMRDCKRLSDEAVLKKAEVFSSFGEFKCRLVEPKELNELYERKKNLNRILDELYVSLLEEFLKRYPEGKFSVDAYSSRSPFDSRVSFIHKGEENLAVATASVLARAEFLKWIELRGLPKGSSPKVMDIARKLYNQDKEKAKESLKIFFL, encoded by the coding sequence ATGAGTAATCTGACATTGAGGCTTGAGAAGGAGGACTGGGATAGGGTAAGGGCTCTTTTGGAGGAGTTGGGTTTTAAAGGTCTACCAAAGGATTATGTGGTTTGGTATTTGACTGATGGCTCTAACCATGCAACGCTCTATTTCTCTGGCACGCTTCTTATTCAGGGTAAAAGGGCTAAAGAGGTAAAGGACCTCATACTTTCCTCTCTTGACACTCCAGAGAATGTGTCTGTAGGATGCGATGAGTCAGGGAAGGGAGATGTGTTTGGTCCTCTTGTGCTGTGCTGTGCGGTCATAAAGCCAGAGTATTACAAGAAGGTTTTGAGCCTTAATATGAGAGATTGTAAAAGGTTAAGCGATGAGGCGGTTCTCAAAAAGGCGGAAGTCTTTAGCTCCTTTGGAGAGTTTAAATGCAGGCTTGTAGAGCCTAAAGAGTTAAATGAGCTTTACGAAAGGAAGAAAAACCTCAATAGAATACTGGATGAGCTGTATGTGAGCCTTTTGGAAGAATTTCTCAAAAGGTATCCTGAGGGTAAATTTTCTGTGGATGCATACTCAAGCAGAAGTCCTTTTGACAGTAGAGTTTCTTTTATACACAAGGGGGAAGAAAACCTTGCGGTTGCAACCGCCAGCGTTCTTGCAAGGGCTGAGTTTCTAAAATGGATAGAATTAAGAGGGCTTCCCAAGGGGTCATCTCCAAAGGTCATGGACATTGCGCGCAAGCTCTACAATCAAGACAAGGAAAAGGCTAAGGAGAGCCTAAAGATTTTCTTTTTATAA
- the mqnE gene encoding aminofutalosine synthase MqnE, producing MQLDLLIERVAIKTLRVIGEKVLEGKRLSVEDAVRLFYEADLSYVGALAEWVNRKKNGHFAYFVVNRQINPTNICIYQCNFCSFGVVKSDPRAYEMSLEEVLKKVEETYKMGGREVHIVGGIPPHWKVEHYVNLVKEIKRAFPDMVVKAWTAIEIHHMSKISGRSYEDILLELKSVGLDAIPGGGAEIFSERVRRIIAPYKANAEEYLQVHRTAHKLGIPTNATMLYGHLETYEERVEHMERLRSLQDETGGFQVFIPLAYWPEGTRIGGKRTSSVDDLKTIAISRLFLDNFDHIKAYWVTLGERVAQVALNMGADDLDGTIQEEKIVHSAGTTSAVGHTKERLIKLIRSAGKIPVERDTFYNPVAIYP from the coding sequence ATGCAATTAGACCTGCTCATAGAAAGAGTTGCCATAAAGACCCTGAGGGTTATAGGAGAAAAAGTTCTTGAGGGCAAAAGGCTTTCTGTAGAAGACGCCGTAAGGCTCTTTTATGAGGCAGACCTTAGCTATGTGGGTGCGTTGGCGGAGTGGGTAAACCGTAAAAAGAACGGACACTTTGCCTACTTTGTGGTAAACAGACAGATAAACCCTACCAACATATGCATATATCAATGTAATTTCTGCAGTTTTGGGGTGGTAAAGTCTGACCCAAGGGCATATGAGATGAGCCTTGAAGAGGTCCTAAAAAAAGTGGAAGAGACCTACAAAATGGGTGGAAGGGAGGTGCATATTGTAGGTGGCATACCACCGCATTGGAAGGTGGAGCACTATGTAAACCTTGTGAAGGAAATAAAGAGGGCTTTTCCAGATATGGTGGTAAAGGCGTGGACCGCCATAGAGATACACCATATGAGTAAGATATCAGGAAGGAGCTACGAGGATATCCTGCTTGAGCTAAAGTCTGTGGGGTTGGATGCCATACCCGGGGGTGGTGCGGAGATATTCTCCGAGAGGGTAAGAAGGATAATAGCACCCTACAAGGCTAATGCGGAAGAGTATCTGCAAGTGCATAGAACCGCTCATAAGCTGGGAATTCCCACCAATGCAACCATGCTGTATGGACACTTAGAGACCTACGAGGAAAGGGTAGAACACATGGAAAGGCTCAGAAGTCTGCAAGATGAAACGGGAGGCTTTCAGGTCTTTATACCTCTTGCCTACTGGCCAGAGGGAACAAGGATAGGAGGGAAAAGAACTTCCTCTGTGGATGATTTGAAAACCATAGCCATATCACGGCTCTTTTTGGATAACTTTGACCATATAAAGGCATACTGGGTCACCCTTGGTGAGAGGGTAGCACAAGTGGCTCTAAATATGGGTGCGGATGACCTTGACGGGACCATCCAAGAGGAAAAAATAGTCCATTCTGCGGGAACAACCTCTGCGGTGGGACATACAAAGGAAAGGCTCATAAAACTCATAAGGTCCGCAGGCAAGATACCAGTGGAAAGGGACACCTTTTATAACCCAGTAGCCATCTATCCTTGA
- a CDS encoding metal ABC transporter permease, which translates to MDFLSYSLFWKGFLSAFFIALSTSMVGVFLLIKRLSMLGAGLSHATFGGIAIAIVLDLEPITFAVLYTVLLGLLIQFLVEKKSLPADTVVALFFSLGVAMAIVVLGITDNLGTNVFSYLFGSMLTVSENDLLLSVLIFAISLLFISLNYRGLLLLSFNEEIARLRGVRVRLLNYSLIAIASANVALSIKAVGLVLSASFISIPAMTSLLVSSSFLQGIFLSVSFSFLSISSGIALSLLFDLPPSGAVVGSMVILFAVVSLSKFIKRKSLGSP; encoded by the coding sequence ATGGACTTCCTTTCTTACAGCCTATTTTGGAAGGGCTTTCTTTCCGCCTTTTTTATAGCCCTCTCTACCTCTATGGTAGGTGTTTTCCTTCTCATAAAGAGGCTTTCTATGCTTGGTGCGGGTCTTTCTCACGCAACCTTCGGTGGCATAGCCATTGCTATAGTCCTTGACCTTGAGCCTATAACCTTTGCGGTGCTTTATACGGTTCTTCTGGGTCTTCTAATCCAATTCCTTGTGGAAAAAAAGTCTTTGCCTGCGGATACAGTAGTTGCCCTCTTTTTTTCTTTGGGCGTTGCCATGGCAATAGTGGTGCTTGGCATTACAGACAATCTTGGGACTAACGTATTTTCTTACCTCTTTGGTAGCATGCTTACCGTTTCGGAAAACGACCTGCTTTTGTCTGTGCTTATCTTTGCTATAAGCCTTCTGTTTATATCCCTGAACTACCGTGGACTCCTACTTCTGAGTTTTAACGAAGAGATCGCCAGACTCAGAGGTGTAAGGGTTAGACTTCTAAACTACTCTCTTATTGCCATAGCTTCTGCCAATGTAGCTCTATCCATAAAGGCTGTGGGACTTGTGCTTTCTGCCAGCTTTATATCTATACCAGCCATGACTTCGCTTTTGGTCTCATCTTCCTTTTTGCAAGGTATATTCCTTTCTGTTTCCTTCTCCTTCCTTTCTATTTCCTCTGGCATAGCTTTATCCCTGCTTTTTGACCTTCCACCCAGCGGTGCGGTGGTGGGGAGTATGGTGATCCTTTTTGCAGTGGTGTCTTTGAGCAAATTTATAAAAAGAAAATCTTTAGGCTCTCCTTAG
- the cas10 gene encoding type III-A CRISPR-associated protein Cas10/Csm1 translates to MDKYRYRVLLALGGLFHDVGKLLDRAGEKAEGKEDFGYAHAELSYRFIERVLKNKLSPNDYQMVLDSAFHHKPKNQEQRLYQGADIYSSKERSQEQEDISDKAIKRLKPIFLGLEVDFFNSQLDKDYYIELNKLELTKDVLFPKDGTPEESNKLYQDLYTSFENELNKVDFSDLHKAFLKVYHLFYKYCWCVPASTYDRERGTKHYPDISLFDHSRMVSAIACALSTNKERFLLVDGDISGIQEFLFSLSNIKGVAKRLRGRSFFLSVLPHLVARALLKELEYPLCNLIYAGGGKFLALFGYEEGIEDKLRSFAKRVEEALIREFGGKLGFVLSWIDTDKEGLSGEGFRETMKRLHERVSLQKKRKFSLTMEVFEELAYGQGDGMCPSCMWGMVEEGKEVCKWCEVFFELGNALTRAKYIAFDTHMWLNRWGFYLEGIGGVYLLEEPEEDLEEVYLINHTDFLEKGADGFFFFANYVPKNEEGSTLDFETLAERAKGDKKIAFARGDVDFLGLIFQSIKEYSLSRLATLSRSLDLFFSGYLNEFLKGSDIYTLYAGGDDFFLIGPWDQLVKKILKLKVDFDRYTACNPLLNFSVGFHIDRPEVPVRFAGEFAREEEDKVKWEKTERIERGERNKLPHFSILNELLTKEELKNSLVNSRKLVRLIKKGYVGRSAFYRIYMLMKYYKEQEKNKWWRFYPLFYYQVSRNVWENEKEFIESFIDENNDYLLKDNALFLAKYVIMKTRNMSENEREQGYKNYMEVHL, encoded by the coding sequence ATGGATAAATACAGGTATAGGGTTTTGTTGGCACTTGGGGGTCTTTTTCATGATGTTGGCAAGCTGTTAGACAGAGCGGGGGAAAAGGCAGAAGGTAAGGAAGATTTTGGCTACGCTCATGCGGAGCTGTCTTATAGGTTTATAGAAAGGGTATTAAAAAACAAGCTAAGCCCGAACGATTACCAAATGGTGCTTGACTCTGCCTTTCATCACAAGCCCAAGAACCAAGAGCAAAGGCTATACCAAGGTGCGGACATATACTCAAGCAAAGAAAGAAGTCAAGAACAAGAAGACATCTCCGATAAAGCCATAAAAAGGCTAAAACCTATCTTTTTGGGTCTTGAGGTTGACTTTTTTAACTCACAGTTAGACAAAGACTACTATATAGAACTCAATAAACTTGAGCTAACCAAAGATGTGCTATTTCCAAAGGATGGGACTCCTGAAGAATCAAACAAGCTGTATCAAGACCTCTATACATCTTTTGAAAATGAGCTAAATAAGGTAGACTTTTCCGACCTTCACAAGGCTTTTCTAAAGGTTTATCATCTCTTTTACAAATACTGTTGGTGCGTCCCTGCGTCTACCTATGACAGAGAAAGAGGCACAAAACACTATCCTGATATTTCCCTTTTTGACCACTCAAGGATGGTCTCAGCTATAGCCTGTGCACTTTCCACAAATAAGGAAAGGTTTTTGTTAGTGGATGGTGATATAAGTGGAATTCAAGAATTTCTCTTTTCTCTTAGCAATATAAAGGGTGTGGCAAAGAGGTTAAGGGGTAGGAGCTTTTTCCTTTCGGTGCTTCCTCATCTTGTAGCAAGGGCATTGCTAAAAGAATTGGAATATCCTCTGTGTAATCTTATATACGCAGGAGGGGGGAAGTTTTTGGCACTTTTTGGCTACGAGGAGGGCATAGAAGACAAGCTAAGGAGTTTTGCCAAGAGGGTAGAAGAGGCTCTTATAAGGGAGTTTGGTGGTAAGCTGGGCTTTGTGCTTTCTTGGATTGATACAGACAAGGAGGGTCTTAGTGGTGAGGGCTTTAGAGAAACCATGAAAAGGCTACACGAAAGGGTAAGCCTGCAAAAGAAGAGAAAGTTTAGCCTAACTATGGAAGTTTTTGAAGAGCTTGCTTATGGGCAGGGGGATGGTATGTGTCCCTCTTGCATGTGGGGAATGGTAGAAGAAGGAAAGGAAGTCTGTAAGTGGTGCGAGGTCTTTTTTGAGCTTGGCAACGCTCTCACTAGGGCTAAATATATAGCCTTTGATACGCATATGTGGTTAAATAGGTGGGGTTTTTACCTTGAGGGTATAGGGGGTGTTTATCTGTTAGAAGAGCCAGAGGAGGACCTTGAGGAGGTTTATCTCATAAACCATACGGACTTTCTTGAGAAGGGAGCGGATGGCTTTTTCTTTTTTGCCAACTATGTTCCAAAGAATGAAGAAGGCTCTACCTTGGATTTTGAAACTCTTGCTGAGAGGGCAAAGGGGGACAAAAAGATAGCCTTTGCAAGGGGTGATGTGGACTTTTTGGGTCTCATATTCCAGTCCATAAAGGAGTATTCTCTCTCAAGGCTTGCCACTTTGAGCAGAAGTCTTGACCTCTTCTTTTCTGGATATCTCAACGAGTTCCTCAAGGGCTCTGACATATATACCCTGTATGCGGGTGGAGACGACTTTTTCTTGATAGGACCTTGGGACCAGCTTGTGAAAAAGATTTTGAAGCTAAAGGTGGACTTTGACCGCTATACCGCCTGCAACCCGTTACTAAACTTCTCTGTGGGTTTTCATATAGACAGACCAGAAGTGCCAGTGCGTTTTGCAGGAGAGTTTGCCAGGGAAGAAGAGGATAAAGTAAAATGGGAAAAAACCGAACGTATAGAGAGAGGAGAAAGAAACAAACTTCCACACTTCTCTATTCTGAACGAACTTCTTACTAAAGAGGAGCTGAAGAATAGTTTAGTTAATTCCAGGAAATTGGTAAGATTAATAAAAAAGGGATACGTAGGTAGGTCTGCTTTTTATCGCATATACATGCTAATGAAATACTACAAAGAACAAGAGAAAAACAAATGGTGGAGGTTCTATCCTCTCTTCTATTACCAAGTAAGCAGAAATGTATGGGAAAACGAAAAAGAATTTATAGAAAGCTTTATAGATGAAAACAATGATTACCTTTTGAAGGACAATGCTCTCTTTTTGGCAAAGTATGTAATAATGAAAACGAGGAACATGTCAGAAAATGAGAGGGAACAGGGTTATAAAAATTATATGGAGGTTCACCTATGA
- the cas6 gene encoding CRISPR system precrRNA processing endoribonuclease RAMP protein Cas6 — protein MPIKLALSFKAEANLEVSNDLMHAFVFSLFPQEVAEKVHKREEKPFSLRGWNFTEKGLLLRISLLEDQLFPALVSHLYLSKNGFRLKDVELQPVVPSGLREEESISYQELLELEAYEHYSVDFIKPTTFRRGRWDYPLPDPPALFRSLYRKWKSHHPFPLEEDKLLHQVYSKVYILAHKIRVETVELSFGKLRGFVGNVVFGVNDKELSRLVHALLKFGEFSGVGRKSAMGMGVILLRKEA, from the coding sequence ATGCCTATTAAACTGGCTCTTAGCTTTAAGGCTGAGGCAAACTTAGAGGTTTCCAATGACCTTATGCATGCCTTTGTCTTTTCCTTGTTTCCACAAGAGGTAGCAGAAAAGGTTCACAAGAGAGAGGAAAAGCCTTTTAGCCTTAGAGGTTGGAACTTTACAGAGAAGGGTTTATTGCTTAGGATTTCTCTTTTGGAAGACCAGCTTTTTCCAGCGTTGGTTAGTCATCTTTACCTTTCTAAGAATGGCTTTAGGCTAAAGGATGTGGAGCTACAGCCTGTTGTGCCAAGTGGTCTAAGAGAAGAGGAGTCCATATCTTACCAAGAACTCTTGGAGCTTGAAGCCTACGAGCATTACTCGGTGGACTTTATAAAACCTACCACCTTTAGAAGAGGTCGTTGGGATTATCCCCTTCCAGACCCACCCGCATTGTTTAGAAGTCTCTACAGAAAATGGAAGAGCCATCACCCTTTTCCTTTGGAAGAGGACAAGCTCCTACATCAGGTCTATTCTAAAGTTTACATCTTAGCACACAAAATAAGGGTTGAGACAGTGGAGCTTTCCTTTGGAAAACTTAGAGGTTTTGTGGGAAATGTGGTCTTTGGTGTCAATGACAAGGAGCTCTCAAGGTTAGTTCATGCCTTGCTTAAGTTTGGTGAGTTTTCCGGAGTTGGAAGAAAAAGTGCCATGGGTATGGGAGTTATACTCCTGCGTAAAGAAGCCTAA
- a CDS encoding RNA-guided endonuclease InsQ/TnpB family protein, with amino-acid sequence MLLDSKCALLEKPKKAKAFDLWIRLSTHERRKPIYLPVGLHEYFKERGGKLTSMVQISEDGTLRLVKEIERKDIVFSGDIALDFGMECLFVSDRGDLFGRGFYLRVKEYADRIDRIQREMQRAGKKPTESKRYVRLQSKLSGYVKSEVRRIINRVIYLYKPQRLVLEDLRGFLQRVINNFPKSVKRVLIRYGLGEIRRKLRDISEEYGIEVVYVNPAYSSQACSNCGYVDKDNRRTRSEFECKLCGKRLHADVNASRNLLSRAKWSLHLRRMEQALVKQVELFSRNLFDERHKCLWSKATPVD; translated from the coding sequence ATGCTTTTAGACAGTAAATGTGCCTTACTGGAAAAGCCAAAGAAAGCCAAAGCCTTTGACCTATGGATAAGGCTATCTACACATGAAAGGAGAAAGCCCATATACTTGCCTGTAGGACTTCATGAATACTTCAAAGAAAGAGGTGGAAAGCTAACAAGCATGGTTCAGATATCTGAGGATGGCACATTAAGACTTGTGAAGGAGATAGAAAGAAAAGACATAGTTTTCAGTGGAGATATAGCCCTTGACTTTGGGATGGAGTGTCTTTTTGTTTCAGACAGAGGAGACCTCTTTGGTAGAGGCTTTTATCTCAGGGTAAAAGAGTATGCAGATAGAATAGACAGAATACAGAGGGAGATGCAAAGAGCAGGTAAAAAGCCAACAGAAAGCAAGAGGTATGTAAGACTTCAAAGCAAGCTAAGTGGATATGTGAAGAGTGAAGTCAGAAGGATAATAAACAGGGTGATATACCTATACAAGCCACAAAGACTTGTGCTTGAAGACCTTAGAGGATTTTTGCAAAGGGTAATAAACAACTTTCCAAAATCAGTAAAGAGGGTGCTAATAAGGTATGGGCTTGGGGAGATAAGGAGGAAGTTAAGAGACATAAGCGAGGAATATGGCATAGAGGTAGTGTATGTAAATCCTGCCTATAGTTCACAAGCATGTAGCAACTGTGGATATGTGGACAAAGACAACAGAAGGACAAGGAGTGAGTTTGAGTGCAAGCTATGTGGCAAAAGACTTCATGCGGATGTGAACGCAAGCAGGAACCTGCTTAGCCGTGCTAAGTGGAGCTTGCATTTACGTCGTATGGAGCAAGCCCTTGTCAAGCAGGTAGAACTATTCTCACGAAACCTGTTTGATGAGCGGCATAAGTGTCTTTGGAGTAAGGCTACTCCTGTTGATTGA
- a CDS encoding TIGR00282 family metallophosphoesterase: MRFLIFGDVIGKPGRKALRYFLAGYRDLVDVVLVNVENSAGGFGITKKVYEELQGMGVDIMTSGNHIWDKKEVYQFIDTSPNLLRPANYPEGVPGRGYGIFEKKGIRFAVINLMGRSLLDSNLENPFLVFDRLYQEVSKETPIVVVDFHAETTSEKWAFGIYVDGRASLVYGTHTHVPTADQIILKKGTAYTSDVGMTGCWYSAIGMKPQQAIDRFTKGIPQKYEVEEKEDLVVNALLVEVEESTGRAKSIERLQQYITREELLGA, from the coding sequence ATGAGATTTCTAATATTTGGAGACGTAATAGGAAAACCTGGAAGAAAGGCACTTAGGTATTTTCTCGCAGGCTACAGGGATTTGGTGGACGTGGTGCTCGTTAATGTGGAAAACTCCGCAGGTGGCTTTGGTATAACAAAAAAAGTCTACGAAGAGCTACAAGGCATGGGCGTGGATATTATGACCTCTGGAAACCACATATGGGACAAAAAGGAAGTTTACCAATTTATAGACACCTCTCCCAACCTCCTGCGACCAGCCAACTATCCCGAGGGTGTTCCCGGCAGAGGCTATGGTATCTTTGAGAAAAAGGGCATAAGGTTTGCAGTTATAAACCTCATGGGTAGGTCTCTCTTAGACTCAAACCTTGAAAACCCCTTCTTGGTCTTTGATAGGCTTTACCAAGAGGTAAGCAAGGAAACTCCCATAGTGGTCGTGGACTTTCATGCGGAGACCACCTCAGAAAAGTGGGCTTTTGGCATATATGTGGATGGTAGGGCAAGTCTTGTTTATGGCACGCATACCCACGTGCCTACCGCAGACCAGATAATACTTAAAAAGGGAACAGCCTATACTTCCGATGTGGGTATGACAGGATGTTGGTATTCCGCAATAGGCATGAAACCCCAGCAAGCTATAGATAGGTTTACAAAGGGTATTCCCCAAAAGTATGAGGTAGAAGAAAAGGAAGACCTTGTGGTAAATGCCTTGCTCGTAGAAGTGGAAGAAAGCACTGGCAGAGCAAAGTCCATAGAGCGTCTACAGCAATACATCACAAGAGAAGAGCTCCTTGGAGCATAA
- the csm2 gene encoding type III-A CRISPR-associated protein Csm2: MRQGGHVKEKKIDPQVEAFIKKLKELGEDLSKLGDRDIFHPEEGYASKLVRQLKLTSVQLRRFYMEIRNIYEKYSQKQRDEKQEEAKLKYHLYKLYAMNSYQLNRRVFEDESFSELVKAILDCLDKNFNKESLRKATDFFMAMIAYSKK, from the coding sequence ATGAGGCAGGGCGGACACGTTAAAGAGAAGAAGATTGATCCGCAGGTAGAAGCCTTTATAAAAAAGCTGAAGGAGTTAGGTGAAGACCTTTCCAAGTTAGGCGATAGAGACATATTTCATCCAGAAGAAGGTTATGCTTCAAAATTGGTGCGACAATTAAAGTTAACAAGCGTTCAGTTAAGAAGGTTTTATATGGAAATAAGGAATATATACGAGAAATATTCCCAAAAACAGCGGGATGAGAAACAGGAAGAAGCAAAGCTTAAATATCATCTATATAAACTCTATGCTATGAATAGTTATCAACTAAATAGAAGAGTTTTTGAGGATGAAAGTTTCAGCGAGTTGGTAAAAGCCATTCTTGACTGTCTTGACAAAAACTTCAATAAAGAAAGCCTACGTAAGGCAACAGACTTTTTCATGGCTATGATAGCTTACTCTAAGAAGTAA
- a CDS encoding HepT-like ribonuclease domain-containing protein, with protein sequence MQETKKKPKISLILESFTQLEKAYADLKKNLSLPEEEFVSNKLLQDKVRVDFNLAFESAMRVCRHLSAVYDIKTTSKDCLQKIGELVGLSQAQALGELAQFYIKHRDLRETLQSEELYRSLVKFLPLFKEYAKAVVEFVKRETNNPLLIDFDLLNEKAKYIKESVKKIDFVLSQGFEEFSKTPMYYDRVKYFYQVAYDSLFDICKHLAPKFGVRKFGDDCLSKLVEAGVIPQEYYMDVFKMTNLKNKLISTWEVSPQELYERLMEIKDKIEPVMREISKSLKKLLQSSQG encoded by the coding sequence ATGCAAGAAACCAAGAAAAAGCCCAAGATAAGCCTAATATTGGAGAGCTTTACTCAACTTGAGAAAGCCTACGCAGACTTAAAGAAGAACCTATCCCTTCCTGAAGAGGAGTTTGTCTCCAATAAACTGCTCCAAGACAAGGTGAGGGTAGACTTCAATCTGGCTTTTGAAAGTGCTATGAGAGTCTGCAGGCATCTTTCTGCGGTCTATGACATAAAGACCACTTCAAAGGACTGCCTTCAGAAAATAGGTGAGCTTGTTGGTCTCTCTCAGGCACAAGCCTTGGGAGAGCTTGCCCAGTTTTACATAAAGCACAGAGACCTAAGGGAAACCCTGCAGTCAGAAGAACTCTACCGCTCCCTTGTTAAGTTTTTGCCCCTTTTTAAGGAATACGCCAAAGCGGTAGTGGAGTTTGTCAAAAGGGAGACCAACAACCCCCTTCTTATAGACTTTGACCTTCTAAACGAAAAGGCAAAATACATAAAGGAGTCTGTGAAAAAGATAGACTTTGTGCTTTCTCAAGGCTTTGAGGAATTTTCAAAGACGCCCATGTATTACGATAGGGTCAAATACTTCTATCAGGTCGCTTACGATAGCCTTTTTGATATATGCAAGCACCTTGCTCCTAAGTTTGGAGTGAGGAAGTTTGGAGATGACTGCCTTTCAAAGTTGGTGGAAGCTGGCGTTATTCCTCAAGAGTATTACATGGATGTTTTCAAGATGACGAACCTAAAAAACAAGCTCATAAGCACGTGGGAAGTGAGCCCACAGGAGCTATATGAGAGGCTTATGGAGATAAAGGACAAGATTGAGCCTGTTATGAGGGAGATATCCAAAAGCCTAAAAAAACTCCTACAAAGTAGTCAAGGATAG